A genomic region of Miscanthus floridulus cultivar M001 chromosome 3, ASM1932011v1, whole genome shotgun sequence contains the following coding sequences:
- the LOC136541914 gene encoding probable alpha,alpha-trehalose-phosphate synthase [UDP-forming] 9: MVLKSYTNLLDMCCEDVFQQPLRSLPRAVTSPGIISDPDWESSNDGNSVGSTPICFKRKIIVANFLPMICAKNEATGEWSFAMDDNQLLVQLKDGFSIDNEVIYVGSLNVQVDPSEQDRVSQKLFKEHRCIPTFLPADLQQQFYHIFCKQHLWPLFHYMLPVCHDKGELFDRSLFQAYVRANKIFADKVVEAVNSDDDCVWVHDYHLMLIPTFLRKKLHRIKVGFFLHSPFPSSEIYRTLPVRDEILKSLLNADLIGFQTFDYARHFLSCCSRLLGLNYESKRGHIGIEYFGRTVSLKILAAGVHVGRLESTLKLPATINKVQEIESRYSGKLVILGVDDMDIFKGISLKLLGLELLLERTPKLRGKVVLVQIVNPARSIGKDVEEAKYEAVSVAQRINDKYGSANYKPVVLIDYSIPFYEKIAFYAASDCCIVNAVRDGMNLIPYEYTVCRQGNEEIDKLRGVKQSSSHTSTLIVSEFVGCSPSLSGAFRVNPWSMEDVADALYSATDLTQYEKNLRHEKHYRYVRSHGVAYWARSFDQDLERACREQYSQRCWTTGFGLNFRVIALSPGFRRLSLEHLTSSYKKANRRMIFLDYDGTLVPQTSHNKSPSAELISILNSLCNDMKNTVFIVSGRGRDSLSEWFVSCENLGIAAEHGYFIRWNKAAEWETSLSGLHSEWKLIAEPIMHLYMETTDGSFIEQKESALVWHYQNTDHDFGSCQAKELVGHLERVLSNEPVAVRRGHQIVEVKPQGVNKGISVDKIIRTLVSKGDVPDLLMCIGNDRSDEDMFESINKATSLSEPAIPEVFACSVGPKASKANYYVDGCSEVIRLLKGVTAISPQKDTVSHSHAVFKDTLEVVS; this comes from the exons ATGGTTCTAAAGTCGTACACAAATCTGCTAGATATGTGTTGTGAAGATGTGTTCCAACAACCTTTAAGATCTCTTCCTCGTGCGGTGACCTCTCCTGGCATCATATCTGACCCTGATTGGGAAAGTAGTAATGATGGCAACTCGGTTGGTTCTACGCCTATTTGTTTTAAGAGAAAAATTATTGTTGCCAATTTCCTTCCTATGATCTGTGCAAAAAATGAAGCTACCGGAGAATGGTCCTTTGCCATGGATGATAATCAACTTCTTGTTCAACTTAAAGATGGTTTTTCAATTGATAATGAAGTTATTTATGTGGGTAGCTTGAATGTTCAAGTTGATCCTAGTGAGCAAGATCGAGTTTCTCAGAAGCTCTTCAAGGAACACAGATGCATACCTACCTTTCTCCCAGCTGACCTCCAGCAGCAATTCTATCACATATTCTGCAAACAGCACCTATGGCCACTTTTCCATTATATGCTTCCTGTTTGTCATGACAAAGGTGAGCTCTTTGATCGCTCCCTTTTTCAAGCCTATGTGCGGGCCAACAAAATTTTTGCTGACAAAGTTGTGGAGGCAGTCAATTCGGATGATGATTGTGTGTGGGTTCATGATTATCACCTCATGCTTATCCCAACCTTTTTAAGAAAGAAACTGCACCGGATCAAAGTTGGTTTCTTCCTCCACAGCCCATTTCCCTCGTCTGAGATCTATAGGACACTGCCAGTGCGGGATGAAATTCTAAAATCACTTCTTAATGCTGACCTCATTGGCTTTCAAACTTTCGACTATGCCCGCCACTTCCTTTCATGTTGCAGCAGGCTGTTAGGCCTTAATTATGAGTCAAAACGTGGCCACATAGGTATAGAGTACTTCGGCCGAACAGTGAGCCTCAAGATTCTTGCTGCAGGTGTACATGTTGGCCGGCTTGAGTCCACGTTGAAGTTGCCTGCTACAATTAACAAGGTTCAAGAAATTGAGAGTAGATATAGTGGCAAGTTGGTAATCTTAGGTGTAGATGACATGGACATCTTTAAAGGTATCAGTCTAAAATTGCTTGGCTTGGAGCTTCTTCTGGAAAGAACACCTAAGCTTCGAGGGAAGGTTGTCCTTGTACAGATTGTTAATCCTGCAAGAAGCATCGGAAAAGACGTTGAGGAAGCGAAATATGAAGCTGTATCCGTAGCTCAAAGGATAAATGATAAATATGGTTCTGCTAATTACAAGCCTGTTGTCCTCATTGACTATTCAATACCTTTCTATGAAAAGATTGCATTTTATGCTGCATCTGACTGTTGTATCGTAAATGCTGTGAGGGATGGCATGAATTTGATACCGTATGAGTACACTGTATGCAGGCAGGGAAATGAGGAGATTGATAAGCTCAGAGGTGTTAAGCAGAGCTCATCTCACACAAGCACACTTATTGTGTCTGAATTTGTGGGTTGCTCTCCATCTCTTAGTGGAGCTTTCAGGGTAAATCCTTGGAGTATGGAAGATGTGGCTGATGCATTATACAGTGCAACAGATCTGACACAGTATGAGAAGAATCTGCGCCATGAAAAGCACTATCGCTATGTCAGGTCTCACGGTGTTGCTTACTGGGCACGCAGCTTTGACCAGGATCTGGAGAGAGCATGCAGAGAGCAATATAGCCAAAGATGTTGGACAACTGGGTTTGGTTTAAATTTTAGAGTTATTGCTCTTTCACCTGGGTTTAGAAGACTGTCTCTAGAACACCTAACCTCGTCTTATAAGAAGGCTAACAGGAGGATGATATTTCTGGACTATGATGGGACCCTTGTGCCGCAGACATCACACAACAAATCTCCAAGTGCCGAACTTATTTCTATCCTTAACAGCCTGTGCAATGATATGAAGAACACTGTATTTATAGTCAGCGGACGAGGAAGAGATTCCCTAAGTGAGTGGTTTGTTTCATGCGAGAACCTTGGTATTGCTGCTGAACATGGTTACTTTATCAG ATGGAACAAAGCAGCTGAATGGGAGACAAGTTTGTCAGGTCTTCATTCTGAATGGAAACTCATTGCGGAGCCTATCATGCATTTATATATGGAAACAACTGATGGGTCCTTCATAGAGCAAAAAGAGAGCGCTCTGGTATGGCACTATCAGAACACAGATCATGACTTTGGCTCGTGCCAGGCAAAGGAGCTAGTGGGCCATCTGGAGCGAGTCCTATCAAATGAACCTGTTGCTGTGAGGCGTGGCCATCAGATTGTAGAAGTTAAACCTCAG GGAGTTAACAAGGGGATTTCTGTGGACAAGATCATTCGGACCTTGGTCAGTAAAGGGGATGTACCGGATCTTTTGATGTGCATCGGAAACGATCGATCGGATGAGGACATGTTTGAGAGCATCAATAAAGCTACCTCTCTTTCTGAGCCTGCCATTCCAGAAGTATTTGCCTGTTCCGTTGGCCCGAAGGCCAGCAAAGCAAACTACTATGTCGATGGCTGCAGCGAAGTAATCAGATTACTGAAGGGTGTCACAGCCATTTCACCCCAAAAGGATACTGTCAGCCATAGCCATGCGGTCTTCAAGGATACACTCGAGGTTGTCAGCTGA
- the LOC136541916 gene encoding potassium transporter 23 has protein sequence MDDGGIQEEPPSARFLTPTRSGGTRWVDGSEVDSSESAPSWSLEDERSAGAVSSNGGAAAASRVSSGAFRRRLGKRPRRVDSLDVESMNVRGAHGHSAKEISMLSTLAMAFQTLGVVYGDMGTSPLYVFSDVFSKVPIKSEVEILGALSLVMYTIALIPFAKYVFIVLKANDNGEGGSFALYSLICRYAKVSMLPNQQRVDEDISSFRLKLPTPELERALSVKDCLEKKPLFKNILLFLVLMGTSMVIGDGILTPSMSVMSAVSGLQGQVPGFDTNAVVIVSIVVLLLLFSVQRFGTGKVGFMFAPILALWFVNLGSIGIYNIVKYDISVVRAFNPVYIYLFFETNGIKAWSALGGCVLCITGAEAMFADLGHFSVKSIQVAFTAVVFPCLLIAYMGQAAFLMKNPLAVERIFYDSVPGVLFWPVFVIATLAAMIASQAMISATFSCIKQAMALGCFPRIKIIHTSKKVMGQIYIPVMNWFLMVMCIIIVATFRSTNDIANAYGIAEVGVMMVSTALVTLVMLLIWQTNLFLVLCFPILFGAVEFVYLTAVLSKIQEGGWLPLAFSSLFLCIMYTWNYGSVLKYQSEMRGKISLDFILDLGATLGTVRVPGIGLVYNELVQGIPSIFGQLLVTLPAMHSTIVFVCIKYVPVPYVALEERFLFRRVGQKDYHMFRCVARYGYKDIRKEDHGFFEQLLAESLEKFLRREAQEIALEASTMEAERDDISVVSEVPQSPACDGDLQTPLLSDQRSGDNNRMVTTDGSNPVLPSSSMSAEEDPGLEYELAALREAMASGFTYLLAHGDVRARKESLFTKKFVINYFYAFLRRNCRAGTATLKVPHSNIMRVGMTYMV, from the exons ATGGACGACGGCGGGATCCAGGAGGAGCCGCCGTCGGCGCGGTTCCTGACGCCGACGCGCTCGGGGGGCACGCGCTGGGTGGACGGCAGCGAGGTCGACTCGTCCGAGTCCGCGCCGTCGTGGTCGCTCGAGGACGAGCGCTCGGCGGGGGCCGTCTCCTCCAACGGGGGCGCCGCGGCGGCGTCTCGGGTGTCCTCCGGAGCATTCCGGCGGCGGCTCGGGAAGCGGCCCCGCCGGGTGGACTCGCTCGACGTCGAGTCCATGAACGTGCGCGGCGCGCACGGCCACAGCGCCAAG GAAATATCGATGTTGAGCACCCTCGCAATGGCCTTTCAAACCCTTGGTGTGGTGTACGGCGACATGGGGACAAGTCCTCTCTATGTCTTCAGTGACGTGTTCAGTAAAGTGCCCATAAAGTCAGAGGTCGAGATACTGGGAGCACTTTCGCTGGTCATGTACACTATCGCATTGATCCCATTCGCTAAATACGTCTTCATAGTCCTCAAAGCTAATGACAATGGTGAAG GGGGATCTTTTGCGCTGTATTCGTTGATTTGCAGGTATGCAAAAGTTAGCATGCTTCCCAATCAGCAGCGTGTGGATGAAGATATTTCTAGTTTTAGGCTTAAGTTGCCAACTCCTGAACTTGAGCGTGCTCTCTCTGTCAAAGACTGCCTAGAAAAGAAGCCGCTCTTCAAGAACATTCTCCTGTTTTTAGTTCTGATGGGTACGTCCATGGTGATTGGTGATGGCATTCTCACTCCGTCAATGTCAG TCATGTCTGCTGTTAGTGGTCTCCAGGGTCAAGTTCCAGGATTTGACACAA ATGCTGTTGTAATTGTCTCCATTGTTGTTCTTCTGCTATTGTTTAGCGTGCAGAGGTTTGGAACAGGCAAAGTTGGATTCATGTTTGCCCCTATTTTGGCATTATGGTTTGTTAATTTGGGCTCCATCGGAATATATAatattgttaagtatgacatctCTGTTGTGAGAGCATTCAATCCAgtgtatatatatttgtttttcgAGACAAACGGCATTAAGGCGTGGTCAGCACTTGGTGGTTGTGTCTTGTGCATCACAG GAGCTGAAGCAATGTTTGCTGATTTGGGCCATTTCTCTGTCAAATCAATACAG GTAGCATTTACCGCCGTGGTATTCCCCTGCCTGCTAATTGCTTACATGGGGCAAGCTGCTTTTTTGATGAAAAACCCACTTGCTGTAGAAAGAATATTTTATGATTCTGTACCAG GGGTTTTATTCTGGCCAGTATTTGTGATTGCTACACTTGCAGCTATGATTGCCAGCCAAGCTATGATATCTGCAACATTCTCTTGCATAAAGCAGGCCATGGCTCTTGGCTGCTTCCCTAGGATTAAGATAATCCATACTTCCAAGAAAGTCATGGGCCAGATTTACATACCTGTGATGAATTGGTTTCTAATGGTAATGTGCATCATCATCGTGGCCACTTTTAGGAGTACCAATGATATTGCCAACGCATATG GCATTGCTGAAGTTGGCGTCATGATGGTTAGCACTGCACTGGTGACTTTGGTGATGCTTCTTATATGGCAAACCAACTTGTTCCTTGTGTTATGCTTCCCTATTCTTTTTGGTGCAGTAGAGTTTGTTTACTTAACTGCCGTTCTGTCGAAGATACAAGAAGGAGGGTGGTTACCACTAGCTTTCTCATCACTGTTTCTCTGCATAATGTACACATGGAACTATGGAAGTGTGCTGAAGTACCAGAGTGAGATGCGTGGCAAGATATCCCTGGACTTCATTCTTGATCTGGGAGCCACACTTGGCACTGTAAGAGTTCCAGGCATTGGGCTTGTGTACAATGAGCTGGTCCAGGGAATCCCATCGATCTTTGGCCAACTATTAGTCACACTTCCAGCGATGCACTCTACGATTGTCTTTGTTTGCATAAAGTATGTTCCCGTCCCGTATGTCGCTCTTGAAGAAAGGTTCTTGTTCCGAAGGGTTGGCCAGAAGGACTACCACATGTTCCGCTGTGTTGCACGCTATGGTTATAAGGATATTAGGAAAGAAGATCATGGTttctttgagcaacttttggccgAGAGCCTTGAAAAATTTCTTAGGAGGGAAGCCCAGGAAATCGCGCTTGAGGCAAGCACAATGGAGGCAGAGCGTGATGACATATCTGTTGTATCTGAGGTGCCTCAGTCTCCtgcttgtgatggggatctgcaaACTCCACTGCTTTCTGATCAGAGATCAGGTGATAACAACAGAATGGTCACCACAGATGGTAGCAATCCTGTGCTTCCCTCCAGCTCCATGTCTGCAGAAGAAGATCCTGGTTTAGAGTATGAGCTGGCAGCTCTGAGAGAAGCCATGGCATCTGGGTTTACGTATCTCCTAGCACACGGAGATGTGAGGGCAAGGAAGGAGTCGCTCTTCACGAAGAAGTTTGTCATTAACTATTTCTATGCATTCCTCAGGAGGAACTGCAGGGCTGGCACTGCAACCCTGAAGGTCCCCCATTCGAACATCATGCGTGTTGGTATGACGTACATGGTTTAG